GGGTAAATCGTGGAATCCATCTTAAAATTTCTGCAAATGGGTGGTTACGCCGCCTATGTGTGGCCTTGCTTTATTCTCACGGCGGCAGTTCTGGTCGCTATGCTGGTTTCCAGTATGCGCTTCATGAAAAAAAGCGAGAATATCCTGAAGTCCTTGCAGGGTGACGACAAGGAGACCGACGGTGAAGCGTAAACACAAGCGTTTGCTCTTCATTGTGGTCGCCATGGCGTTGCTGGGAGGCGCGGTGGCGATGGTGATGAGCGCCTTCGAGGAGAATATTGTCTTCTTCCATAGCCCCACCGACGTGGTGGAAAAAAAGGTCAAAATC
This Rhodospirillales bacterium RIFCSPLOWO2_02_FULL_58_16 DNA region includes the following protein-coding sequences:
- a CDS encoding heme exporter protein CcmD gives rise to the protein MESILKFLQMGGYAAYVWPCFILTAAVLVAMLVSSMRFMKKSENILKSLQGDDKETDGEA